The Cheilinus undulatus linkage group 17, ASM1832078v1, whole genome shotgun sequence genomic sequence ACACTCGCTGTAACCTTTTCCTTTATCTCTTTCTGTTTGGTTTTAGGTGGGAGAGGCCCGAGCTTTGTATAATATAGGCAACGTGTTTCATGCGAAGGGCAAACAGCAGTTATGGGGCTGCACCCAGGAACCTGGAGACCTGCCTCCTGATGTCAGAGACACACTGCAAAGGGCTACTGGCTTTTATGAGTAAGTTTTGTTGAGTGATaagaaataaaactcaaagaggTAGTCTGGAAAAGTTCAACTTAAATTAGTGctgttaaaatgaatttattgcAGAACACTTCTCCGTATTAACAGAgtattaataaaattaaaagcagGTATCCTGTTTAAAGGAACATCTGGCACTAATTTTGACCCTACTTTGACTCATCTCTAACTAATATTAGTCCATCTGCTCTCCTTGAATACATCTGTGCCTTAAGCCAGTATTTCAGACAGTCTGGTTTTGTACACAATGCAGCTGTTCTTGTCAAGCAGCCGTCCAGACATGATTTGGCCGTTGGCCTATGTCTGTTTGATCAAGATCTTGCTGActcttacagaaaaaaaaaagattacttcaacatttttcacTGTTCCATATTTTCTCCCTGGCTCCATCTAGCCTAATGCGTAAAGATCAGACCAGAATGCAACTATTTTATAACAGagatttcactttacaaagAACTGATTGTCCTTGCTGTTGTAGATTGTTGAACTTGGCTGTAATGACCATGTGGTCTGTTTTAAAGTGTTCTGTCTACttaatgtttgcttttatttaaaatatttcaattagAAAACTTGTAAACTATGCAAAGGAATCATGTCCAGGCATTAGCAGAAGCTTCTCTCTTAGAAATCCTTACTTTTCAAAAATACGACTCTCAATACTTTCTCCTCAGCTGATGACATAGCTGATAggtaaaatggttaaagttTAATCACAATGATGAGCATGGTGGTGTTCCAGAAGTATATTCAACAGTGACATAAGAGCTGATGCTGGTGGCGTGTTTGTGCCTGGGATGCTGAGTGCTGAAAACGCCAAACTTATTGATTTATATTGAAAATGGAAAATAGCAGCTTAATGGACACAGGCCTTTCCAGTTCACTTACTATTAAAGCACAACAGGATAGTGACTGCTAGGAATGTGTATAGCTACATGGACATGTAGCTTGTTGATGCAATTAAACAGCTTCAACAAATGATGCTACCATGATTAGTGTAACATCATCATCCCTGTGTAATAACTTCTCAGAGCAATtttctagaccaggggtgtacTATCAAAGGTCAGGGTGCAAGTTCTACTTTGTAGTTTCAACTGGAGGTAAATCTTGTGAAGAGTACTTTGAGACAGTGTTATGACTACTCTgggttgttaaaaaaacaaaaacaaagaaaaaggaaaaaaaaaaacgccatTGTCAGCTCACTTACAGTATCAAACCAaggtcatttttatcattttgtaaTCTAGAAATGTACAATACAGTAAATGATACGCTGGCCTTTTCTTTTGTAATGTCTTTCTAATGTACAGGTTATAAATTGTAGATGCTATAtagtaaatattaaaaagtattaaatttaatgtcagattttctgtatataccCAATTGAGATTGAAATTGAACACCCAAAATCTGCAgcaatgattggctatttgaaTCGCCAGCCAATAATGGAAACTTGTGATTTATGATGTCTTTATTCCTTAAACATATTGAATTACTTACCTTACCTTTCCCTGGACTTTTTGATTTCACTGACTTTAATATATCAAAGGTGAGGTAAATCAAAGCCCTGTCATTCTCATATATATCTGTTTGAAAAaagttttgacacccctgatacAGACCATggtaaaagttatttttcttattgaaaCAGCAGGTATATTCCAGTGGAAAACATTTATAGGTAAAGTAGGAATTGCAGAGATGTTGGTATGTAGGCACAGTACATGGCTAGATGGCAACTGCAGCTAATGAGACGTaacataaaatgtcaaaaatagtATATACAGCCCCttcaaaaataggttaaaaacctgaaaaaacatCCAACTGGAATTATACAGACAGTAACTTAAACCCAttcaaaaatcaatataaatgaACACACATGAGATCCAAACAATGAAAATGTCATGCAGCTGCTGTGTACTTATACATGACTACAGAGTTATCATAGATAATTACTTTACTATTAAGCATTATAAGACTTTCTCCCCATTAATAACTGTATCTCATTGGTCATATAGGACTGTTTTAGATAAGAAAATGTATCAAAGATATGAGCATGGATGTAAGAGCTACCATAAATCAAACTGGATAGATGATTAAAGTGAGTGTTAGAATTTCTGCTTCCATATTACATACATGCTGACTAAATTCATGTGTACTCGTCTCTGCAGGATGAACTTGTGTTTGGTTAAAGAACTTGGAGACAGAGCTGCTCAGGGCCGGGCCTATGGAAACCTTGGAAACACTCACTATCTACTGGGAAACTTTGTTGAAGCTATCAAGTTTCACCGCCAGGTGAGAAATTCAAAACATCTGCCAGCATCTTTTTAGTGCAAAGATAAGAGTTATCAGCTCTGCTGAAATGTCTGAGTATAGCTGTGACCTTGATACTCCAGAGCAGcaggatgatttttttctctgacacAGGGTGGTTGACCTCAGAGATATTCAGTTACGTTGTGGTTTGCTGTGATAGTGCCTTCAGATGTTCATGATGAAACACAAATTTAATCTGCTCGTATTGAGCTTAGGTTTCACTGTGATACTGGGGACATAAATCTGAAGATGTCTGGTTTATGTGCAGTTTGTTTGGTTTAACTGATgttttttggtgttttggggGCTCATGCATATGTTCTGTGGCAATGAAATCTAAGCTAGGGATCTTGTTGAGGCCACAGTGTTGCATAAAAACATCTGCAGGGCATTACTGTCATCACAGTTGGCCTCCAGGGTGTGCGTCTGTTATGTGTGGGCCACAAGCAAACATGTTGAAAGAATTACATTTGATTAACTGATGTGTTTGATCAGACGTGTAGTATGATTTGAGCCTTGGTGTAGTGGTGCTGTTATATTTTACTTCCCGTCACTTCATTGAAGAAGTAGGTCATGTATGTGTGCTTTTTGTTGACAAGATATCTCACCTCATTTGCCTTACACTAACATATGTCTGAAATAAATTTCACATGCAAAACAGCAAGGCTAGCTGAGTGGAAAGGGAAGCGTTGGTGTCCGGGAGTGCAAGAATATATGGTGATTAAAAAGTCTAACATTTGGTCAAACTTGGTCGTTTTTCAAAAAACTATCTCCTTTGGAAGTTCTTCAGTGGACACAAATCCACCCTGCATTGTTTGCATTGTAAACACTTGCAGCATGTTGAATGACAGCTTCCCTCTGTAAAAAGAGGTGCTGAAATTGGTTTCTTGCTGAATTACTGGCAAACACAGCCTCAGGCTTTCTTTCTCCCCATGAGGCTCATCACTCTCCGTCATGAAACAACTTGTTTCCTCATGGGAGAGGCAGGTCTCTCATCTCTTTCCCATTATGACTCTATCATTATGCGATGTAGGGGAGCACACTGCTTTAAAGGGAAGAAGATTTGATGCTGCTCTGCTGTAATATTACATCTTTCCTACTAATAACGTTTGTGTAACCGTTTCTGCTTGACAgtgattgttaaaaaaagaaaaatgtaaaagcacAGGAATGCATTTGTGTGACTTTTCTGCTCTGTTGTTCTCAGCGATTATCCATAGCCAAAGAATTTGGGGACAAAGCTGCAGAGAGACGAGCCTACAGTAACcttggaaatgctctgatattCTTGGGCCAGTTCAACACAGCTACAGAGTACTACAggtgaggagagagaagagtGTGACACCTAGtggagaaaacatgaaaattattCTGTCTTTTGCCCCTCAAACCAACTTGCATATTTCCAtctcttcattttttccttccctcaattttaaagatttgaacattttcattACTCCAGTATTCAAATCAAACAAtcagctttttaaatgattgatggtataaaaaaatatgaaaacgtTAAGAAACTACACCCGTTTTTACAAGACAGATTTGTAGAATATGAATAATTTCATCATAATTgcatgcaaactcctgcacactgtctacaTTTCTCAGAAACATTGGCAATGTTTATTTTGTGCAATTCAGTATTTGAGTTTGCATGCAATGTTTGGTAACTAAAAACCAGATATTACTCAGAGTTGGGTGCCTCCTAGGCATTCTGTTTTTGTATATAGATATTGTTAGATTGTTACTCCCATCTGATATTGTAACGGCCTTACTTTATTTACATATTCTTTTTTAACTACAGGAAAACATTGCAGCTGTCCAGGCAGCTGAGGGACCAGGTGATGGAGGCCCAGGCCTGCTACAGCCTTGGAAACACCTACACCCTTCTACAGCAGTATGAGAGGGCCATAGACTACCACCTTAAACACCTGTACATCGCTCAGGAGCTTACAGACAGGTAGAATAAACATGCGTATTATCTCACTCCAATGCACAAGCATGCTACAGCACAGGAATATCATTTGGTTGGTGTGATTTATGCCTCATTAGAGTCGGTGAGGGCCGTGCCTGCTGGAGTCTGGGGAATGCGTATGTGTCTTTAGGAAACCACAAACAAGCTCTTCACTATGCCAGAAAGCACCTGGACATCTCTAAAGAAGTgagacattttgtttttacagcctTTTGGAGAACATGACAAGTTCTTTTTTCAAGTGACCCACATGGCTGTTTGTCTCTTCCTCCACAGATCGGAGACAGAAACGGAGAACTGACTGCCAGAATGAATGTGGAACAGCTGATGGAGGCCCTGGGTGTCAATGAGAGCGACCTTTCACCCTCCAGTTCAGAGTTTGAGATGCAAGGTgacaaaaaagttatttttaccttttattgaaATATCATGTGACACTTTATAAGCTAAAGAAGTTCTGGAAGGCAAAATCTGTTGCCCCATCATGCTATTTCTTAAACTTCTAtatgattttggaaaaaaatagaaaataatacTTGAGGTTTTATACCACAGCAAGTCCTAGGCAAATTCctacacactgtctaaattgcacaggTATGTTGGCAATCTTTACCTAATACAGGTTTTGGTTAAAATTGACGtagttttgcctttttaaaggaCAAACTTTTTTAAGACTATCAAGGGCTGCACAAAGTTTGCATCACTTTAAAAATATACCTTTATTGGAGAAGCAGGACAGTTGGTAGAGATGGGAATCATGGGAAAATAGTGTGGGGAACGATATGGGGAAAGGAAATTTCAGGTTGGGTTTAAATCTGGGCTGCTGTCTTTGAGATTTACAGCCACATAAACGAAGGGCCAACAGTGCCTTTTGAACATAATTTCCTCAGTGTTGAGCCTAATGTTCACttatatttgtgcttaaataaAGGCTTTGATGACTGACTATTTATACTTCACATTCAATCAACTACACAGAAAACATACTCAAAATTCTTCAACTGACCTAAAGGCATGAAAGTCACACAAAATTCTGATCCACAGTGCTGCTTTTCATATGTCTCAACATTATTCATAGCATCGGCCTAATCTTTGTAGTTTCATTTGATCGGACCATTAGAAGCTAGTACCTGATAGAGGTGGGAGTCTTTGGGCACCTCACAATTCGATTCTTAATttattattgatgcattttgatgcacttgttttttgggatttttacatttctgtttttactgtgtcaaacataataaaaatattacatttgtgtttagaaaaaagaGCTAAATTAAATTTCCCACTTGCCTCTAATGTAAGATGTttgtaaactggaaatttacagTTGCACTAAACCACaggtagcagcatcctttccttgtaacattaattacaaacataaaaatgtgctttttcatGAATGAACAACTGGTAATTTACATCTTGCTGTTACGTAagttccacctttttgttgattctattccacagtattaaatatttaaattactaCTGATTATTAGACATTTATAAATCGATTCAGAATCTTGTagacatgttaaaaaaataatgaataaataaatacagaaacttcaaaaagctgcaaaaagagactgttcaaatatttgaaaatcaatGCTACCCCCAGATGTAACACAGTTAACAGGCAGGGACaccaattaaaatgtttaataatggCAGAACTTGGTTTCACACATGTTGCAGGAATGCACTGTGAAAGGGGCTAGTGTCAGTTTGATTTGTCACTTGATATAAAGTGATTTTGCAGTGCCATAATACAATGTGAATTTGAATACAAGGACCCCAGTATTACACCATTGGGGAATCACTTTGAATATAAAAGTTGACTGGTGGTTAGGCTTTGTTGTAAAATGGGCAAGTGTCAAATAGGTGGGTCAGTGTCCAAACTCAACACGTGTTATTATCCATGTGTGAAATAGCTCTAATTACATTTtgtagaggtttttttttttcttaaaatctggtaaatatatatttagatattttacaAGCAATTGAGCATGAGATGAGGGACAAACAAGACATAAACCACAGTGCCAGTGTAATTTCCTTTGCAGTAAAATATTTAGATGTCAatggaaaatgatgaaaaaaattaaataatgtgACATACATTAGGTGAGTGTCTTGCATTCACATACTGACTCaatgaacaacaacaacaaaaacaacaacaaaaaaacgcATTATTTTTGGTTCTTTATAACCTGATGTCTTTATTATGCAAGTAAGTAGCTCTGTTTCCGTAGCTACATCAAAGGGAAAGGTAGTGAAGATGAAAGGCTTaactctgtgtgtttttatttttttgcatttttattttctttctatttGCACATAACAAACTGTGGTTAGACTTAATTGTGTTTGAGCTGTTTGGGGCTTCCATCACAGAAATAGAAACACAATAATAgtcataaaaatttaaatatagagagtttttaatagaaaaaaacaactgagacATTTCCTTAAACTGTATTCATCCATCCCCTCTTAAATACAgatataaaacttaaaaatgtatttgtactTTCTAAGATTTAACTCTTAAACGTCAGTGTTGGATTACATTTATTTGCAGACTTGAGTAAACCAACTAAAATTCTGTTTGTGTACACAAGGTTgccatttaaatgttaaactaATTTGAGGCAGACATAACAGACTCAGTGTCTGTGATATGTCTGGACTGAGGCTAATGTGAGAACATGCAAAGGGTGTGAACATTTTTGCGGTAGATTTTAAAGGATGATCTTTACTCCCCCTGCCTCAGGATGATTTGTTTATAAAGCGTGTTCTGTTTTCAGAATGACCCTCAAACAACTAAAGTCTTTATCTCTCATTACTAGGGCCATGTGAAATTTATACAATAAAGTATCTTAGTAAGCATAATCTGGATCTTTACAGTCAAGCGGGCTCTTAGTGTGATGTTTGTGGTCATGAACTGTCCTCCAGGGTCAGAAACTCACACCCATGTCCTACATTTCCCTCTCTGGTGCAGGGCTGGCAAACACACTCTTATTCAGATTGTTTGCTTGGTTGTCTGACTAACCCACACAGCGAACATCATGAGACTAATGCTAACATGACTGAGGGCTGCAGAGAAGACACAAAGAAGGCTTTACATGCTTCATTTGACTTAAGATCAACAGTTGTGCAAAATTTTACAACATAgtaatgttaatattttatttcccACAGGAGCAAGACCCAAGTTCACCAAGAGAAACAGCATGGACAGTGTAGAGCTGTGGAAGTACTCAACAGACAAGGTGATCATGAGAGCCTGTAAATATGAACCATATACAGGTCTCTCCTGTTCTAAACCCTACTCTAACATTATGCTCTGTGACTGCAGAATGGTGAAAACCAGGACTTAGAAAGTATACCAAGAAGATCCAAGAGTCACATGTCACAGCCGGGTAAAAGAAAAGGCTATCCTGACAGCCAGTCATCAGACGAACGGCCGTGGTTGGACTCGCCCCTAGACACTGATGACATCACTTTACAAGTCCCACCTCCAGTGCCAGTGAgtactttaacttattttttttcccaggcctGTTACACTGACCACATTATGCTTTTTACAGTGAGTGGTACCTAGTGAAAGTTTAGAAACAAAAATGCTTGAATGCTTGGTTTTCAGAAGGTAAGGTAAGTATAGCTTCTTATCAGCCAAACAGATTGGTTTCAATCCTCTGAGcttattttcaaataaagtcATCTTTCCCAAAATATCAAACTAcccatttaaagatttttttgtagcgCAAGTATTTCGTGTCAGTCTGACATTTTACTCTTCTTTCCTGTTAGCGCTTTAAAGCGCTCTGTTCTGGCTTTCCTGTATTGTTTAATAGTTTGGATATAATAAATACTGAACACAGACTATGCAAAACATGGATGTCGTCTCAGTGAGTTGTTCTGAAGCCAAACTATTGTGATCATTATCTTGGAAATGCCATCTCCACCTGTGGGCACAGAGCTAGTTTTGTAAGTAAAGGGAGCAGAAATAAGACTTGAGCTTCATTCTACCTAAACTTGTAAAGCAAAGGGATTTGCTAGTCTAtaatcaggcaaatccatcctgAAAAGCTCCTATTCTAAACATTTATACCCAGCGTtctttgaggagaatgaggcagtttTGATGAACTGAAAGCCAATGGCTTGCACCAGTACTCAgattagctcagatatagctATAGTACAGCAGCTGTAGTACAGACCATGTtcctgtatgaaataaagaccAATATGAAACACTTCTATAAAGCTTTCCATGAccgaaaagatgttttcgctcttctgccgacctgtttcaacatgagtttgtgatagttgGGGGAAAAGGGTTAGTTGTAGCATGAGTTGGTATACAcagtggctgctagtggagtgattagcttggatgtagccacagtggcGGCTATGCTACATATTGGGAATGGTAGACTATGGGCCATGCTGGGCCTATGGCCTCCTAAAGCAGCTACAATGTGCTCACATATCAGTGTTAAACAAAACTCCCATACATAATATATTATAAACTAATGGGTTATAACCAACACCATAAAACAAATAACAAGATGAACAATTGAGATCACAATGTTTTTGGATCAGGGTGTAAACATGTATATCTCTACTGTTAACATGGGCATTTTCATATAGAAACTTAAAGGAGGTTCCTTGGCTTTTGGAACTAGCATCAAGGGGACTCTCGTGGACCTGCTTACTTGTTTATGTTAGAAAAATCTGACAGTGCTCACTTCTGCCTCGTCAAATACAAAGTTTACAGTGAAACACATTTAATTGTAGTTTTTGTTCTTCATAAACCTAAATGTGATGTTGGTGTCATGCTAATGTTTATGAAGAAGAGAACAACACTGACTAAGTGCCATTTTTGTGCCAGAGTACTAAGCAGCAAACTGCAATGTTTGATTACAGACCCAGGTTGATTCATTTGAGATATGGCCACCATATAATTCACCAACTAAAAGCCCTCATGAGTGTTGATGGGATTAATTCATTCATAGAAAGCAATAAAGGGTCCTGAAACGCTGATAGATGGATTCACTACTAATTTTCCACTCGTCTGTTCATCCCCTCTCCAAACGGCCCTCAGGGCTTCAGATttagagagaaaatgagaaattaGAGAGATGAAATTAGAAACATATCCTTTAATTTCCCATGAGGTTATATGGTGTGATGTAAGAAGTCAGGCACAGTGTAAAGGTGTCTTCTCATTAGATAACAATGGTGCTCCATTTGCTGTGAACTAGATTCTCTATGAGTCTTTTTGCAGCTGTTGTTGCTTTAAAATCAGTGTCTTTACAACACTTAGTCCCTCTTTTGACTGTGACAGTGCTAATTGCTGTAATCAACAAACTGACACATAGGAAAAAAGTGAATTACTGTGCTGCATAATGATAGTTCATCACAGAGATAGAAATAGCATCCTGAGTGTTGGCAGTCTTGATGACACTGAAGCGTACCCTTTTCATATCGGTCAATATGTTCCTTTACAGCAGGAGTGCTGCTTTTTCATAGGCTTGTTCTGCTTTATTCTACATCTGTGTTTATTCACTTTGCATCAAAATTCATATTCCTTGTATTAGTGTGATTAGCAAAAACACCAATTCTGGTTCTGATTTTAAAGAGTTTCTTGTCTTTTAACATGAACCAATCCATATGAAAATAGGAGGGAAAActgctttgcaaagcaataaaatacaCTGAAGAGAGTGCATcattaaatacttttattttgacattcagaactttttttaaaattgtcaaaGTACATTTTCATGCAAACCAACAGGGACAAACTAATGTTTTTCAGCCCAGTCCATCGGCTAATAATGTGGTACGTAATGATGGCAGTGGCTGATGTGTCGGTTGTGTTGCATCGGTTTAAAGCTTGTAAGCTAATGTAACTAACTGCTGATTCAGAAAAGACTTTAAGAGGTTTTAAGAATTCACTGATTGGAccaactgttttttgttttaatggtcaaacataaaaaaagtaaaataaagtgtgTAACGTATCATATGGTATGGTTTCTCAGCAGTTCAGGAGTCTTAGGTGCTCTATTGGAAGAAACGGACTTGCAGTGTGTAAGCCATTTTCTAGTGATATTTCGAGAGCTACTACTATTTTACATCCAGTTATAGCTCATTTTAGGATTTTCTAGGCTTAAAAAGACTGAGGTGGTACCTTTCTTACCATGTGCAGACATGCGCATGTCTACAGTGCATACAGGGTTAACAACTTTAACAAGTAACACTGGCCTATTTTAATAACTCttctaaatataaaatacacaaaattatTGCATttatgccttaaaaaaaaaaaaaaggttaagggaaggagccacaggtcagaatTGAATCCGGGCCACCCGCTTCAAGGAAAACGGCTTCTGTATATTGGGTTCACAGACACCTGGCTACAGGTGTCTCTACTGCttctttcttgccactttcatcctctTTATCAGTTTCTTCAGTGCCTTTTCTAGAGCACTGGATGATATAGTGCCACTTTCGCACCGCTGTAAAATCGTAATTGCATATGAAATTGACCAAGTCCTGTCCTCACTAAACAGTTTCCTTCATAAAAGTAGTCATCAGACTCTGATGACGGACCAGGGCAGTAGGAAATATGCCAGAGTGCAGTGGtatcaaatggtgtggcaaggcacacgtACAATCCTACATAATTACTGCAACTATACAATAACTTatgttcagtcaggaccactttgtcaagaaacacataaTTTGTGGCATTGAAtaggttttctttttcttttctcagttGTAAATTATCACGtattgctgttattcatatgtGGCTGTTGTGGGacggaggagctggggtggaggaggggtgtaaaaagtggcttggagagggagcagcaaagcaaagCCAAATTAGAGCAGTTTACATATAGCAGCATGagtgcgattagccaatagtgtgattcaaagcaaatcagctggccgtcagctgatgagggcttgcctgagatcagctgatctcaattctATAGCAGTGCTTAATTCTGTGGCcagcctgaactaatgctatacgCTTATTTACTGTATTAAATAGGCAATTTTATATTAGATAAGGATTTCGtatgccttgaaattttggctagATCTTAGGTGTGActtaggcaaaaaaaaggttgaaaacacTACTATAGGCAGTCACCTTTTAGTAATATGACAGAAAAACTCCATTGGCAAAATTGTTATTTTGAATACTTGAATCAGCTCTGATTTTCCCCATTGAAATTGTTCTAAAACTCActcaaaaatcttaaaaatccTTCAGACTATGATTAGATAAAGCTCTGATTGGACAGTCTCTTTTGGTTAAACAAGCAGCCTAGTCGTCTCATTGATCCTGGGGTTAAATGCCTCCTTAAGTTTTGAAAGCCAAATGGTGATATGATCTAAGAAGACCTGTCTCCTTCCATTCATTCCCTCAACCTCCCCCACCTCTCAAACCAACCTGATATCTgtactctctttctctcctgttATCTCATCACCATCACGTGTTCCTTTCTCTCTTGTTCTGTCTCTCTGGCCTACTTGATTAATTGGATAACACAGAGAGGGAAGTGAGGAGAGCCGCACAGAGACCATGGGgccaaagacagaggacagaaatgTGAGAAGCTACAGATTGATTTGTATGCAGAGAGCGAGTAAACAACAATCACGGGGAAGATTTGtcactgccatgtttgttgataGCGAATGTTTGACTGTTTAGTGTGAGTTTTGAGAAAATGAGCACTAACATATGTGGTTGGCGGGCATTTCTGGCATGCAGCTTGCTCTCAACTATGCCCCTGCACCCGTCTTTCCCCCATTCATCCCCCCTAGctcttcctctctgcagatAATGTGACCTTGATCACAGAGCTGCCACCCTCCCCACAGGGTCAGCCCCCATATCTCCGATAATGAGTTGTTTTCCCACAGTGGGCGAACGGGACAAAAATGGCCTGCAGGACAGccacagagagaagagagagagaaaaagagagagagagttggaGGAGTGGATGGTAGAGATGCAAAGAAGGCATGAATAAAGGGATACAAGAGGAGAGGAAATTacagaagagagggagggagaagaGTACAGctggggaggagagagggagtgaagtgaggtgggagagagggaggtgTGAGCCAGGCGTGTGCACAGATTGAGGGAAAGAGAGCTCAAAGAgacatgagagagagagagaggaatagCTAGTGGACAAAGACGAGGTGCTGCTGGTAAGATGTTTCATTTATGCTTTACAGATTGTATAATGACACGCTGCAAAGGATTCAAGTTACCCTTTGTCCATGTGACTTTTTTTAGAGATTacaaactttgactttaagtTTTTAGTTTCTCTAGAAGTGTTAAGACTTTTTAGGGAgtatactgtgcatttaaagaacttttcatgttaaaaaataaaaataaaactgtgttgTCTGAGGCATAGTTTGGTTTTCCAGTGTAAAAGTTGTCAGGCGTTTGCTCATGCTGACCTACTTCACATCTTTATGTGAGGCGAAGTGATTTAAATTTCATCCACTAGTTGGAGTTCCATGTGTCTCGGTCT encodes the following:
- the gpsm1b gene encoding G-protein-signaling modulator 1b, whose amino-acid sequence is MAQSAANGVDQDVASKRLHSRMEASCLELALEGERLCKAGDFKGGTAFFEAAVQVGTEDLKTLSAIYSQLGNAYFYLKEYGKALEYHKHDLTLARTIGDRIGEGKASGNLGNTLKVLGRFDEAVVCCQRHLDISQEQGDKVGEARALYNIGNVFHAKGKQQLWGCTQEPGDLPPDVRDTLQRATGFYEMNLCLVKELGDRAAQGRAYGNLGNTHYLLGNFVEAIKFHRQRLSIAKEFGDKAAERRAYSNLGNALIFLGQFNTATEYYRKTLQLSRQLRDQVMEAQACYSLGNTYTLLQQYERAIDYHLKHLYIAQELTDRVGEGRACWSLGNAYVSLGNHKQALHYARKHLDISKEIGDRNGELTARMNVEQLMEALGVNESDLSPSSSEFEMQGARPKFTKRNSMDSVELWKYSTDKNGENQDLESIPRRSKSHMSQPGKRKGYPDSQSSDERPWLDSPLDTDDITLQVPPPVPKLGRDPSDEDCFFDLLSKFQSSRMDDQRCNLDEPQNGDNGEGAANSMPSLNEMIDPSITTSPQTEELFDLIASSQSRRLDDQRVNVGNLPGLRITHNNLGHLVGEGDHQEPSDDFFNMLIKCQSSRIDDQRCSPPEAGPHAPTVPDEDFFSLIQRVQAKRMDEQRVQLPADDQDSPQSPEPDSPGGLSS